GTCGTTGAGCACAGCGAAGCGACCAACCCCGGGAATATTGGTGGGGGGCACACACAGGGTGCCACCCAATTCCTGGGCCCGCTGAGCAAACACATCGCAGTCCACCACCTGAAAATACAGCATCCAGTGGGCGGGCATTTCGCCCCACTCTGCGGTCATTTCCAACATGCCGCCGAGCGCCTCGTCAGCGACCAGCCATTCCCGGTAAGACATGTCCGGGTTTGCCGATTCACGGCAGTCCCAGCCAAAGACCTGACGGTAAAATCCCTGCGCCCGTGACGGACTTCGACAGGCCAGCTCAACCCAACACAGAGCGCCGGGTTCGCCGCGACGCTTGGCACCTATGTGCCTTTTACTCTGCCACACGGCAAAACGCGCGCCTTCGGGGTCAGCCAACTGTGCCATCCAACCGGCATGGCCCACTTCGTGGGGCCCCATGATAAGCTCTCCCCCTGCCGCTTTAACCCGCTCTATTGCCGCATTCACGTCTTCTGTCGCAAAGTAAATTCCCCATTGGGTCTTTACACTGCCGGCCATGGCAGAAGGCACCTGATAGATCGCCCCGAGGTCATCACCATCCAAAGTAAACATGGAAAAAGCACTGCCGGGCATGGCCATGTCTGCCATCTCCCAACCAAACAACTTATGGTAAAAGTCCTTGGCCCCCTGCCAGTCATGGGTGGCCAGCTCACTCCAGCAAGGCTGGCCCGGTGCATATTCGATTACCCGCATGCCCCTGACTCCCTCAGATAAGTGTATGGAATTCAAGTTAAGTAGTCTTGACTAACTTTGTCTATGCTTAGGAGAAACAATTTCAGGGATGGAATCTCTATGTCACTGACCAACGACCAAATATCACTCATCCACCAGTCTTTTGGGCTGGTTCGTCCCATCGCCGATGACGCTGCGGCGCTGTTCTACCGTAACCTGTTCGAAATAGACCCTTCACTGCGGCCATTATTCAAATCCGATCTCAAGGCCCAGGGGCGTAAGCTGATGGCAATGCTGGATGCCGCGGTCAAGGGGCTGGATAAACCCGATAAGCTGGTGCCTGTACTGCAGGACCTGGCGCACAGACATGTGCAGTATGGCGTGAAAACCCATCACTTCTCCCCTGTTGGGAACGCCCTGCTGTATACCCTGGCAGAAGGCCTGGGTGACAAGTTTACCAAAGAGGTGAAAGACGCCTGGATAGCGGTATTACATCTGGTGGCAGATGTGATGAAGGCGGAGATGAAAAAGCAGGGCTGCGCATAATGAAATGGAGCGGGTGAAGGGAATCGAACCCTCGTATGCAGCTTGGGAAGCTGCCGTTCTACCATTGAACTACACCCGCGTTTACGCGATATAAATTACTGAAATCCATGCCTTTGTCAAGCAAAGGCATGGCAGCATATTTTAACGGTAAACCGGCAACAGCTCAGCCATAGCCAGCAGATGGCAGGCCGCGGTCAAAATACCGAAACCTATCACCAGATAAATAACCCCTGAGCCACCCGGCACCCGGAACCCCGTGTATTGCGGTTGATCTTTTCTGAGCTTCAGCGCCATCACTCCCGGCACCAACAGGGTCCAAACAGTTGCAGCCAGCGCCGCAAAGCCTATGGCCACCAAAAAGCCGTCCGGAAACAGCAGCCCCAACAGGGTCGGAGGTAAAAAGGTGACGGCAGCGGTCTTCAGCCGCCCCTTGGCATCATCGGCAAAGCCAAACAGATCAGCAAGATAGTCAAACAAGCCAAGGGTAACGCCGAGAAAGGACGACGCCACAGCGAGATTGGCAAACAAGGTCAGCATTTTACCCAGCCAGTCGCTGGCCATGACCTCAGACAAGGCTGACACCAGCACCCCCATGTTGCCGCCCTGGGCGATGATATTACTGAACTGACTGCGCGGCAGATTGCCCATGGCAGCCAGCAGCCAACATACGTAAATCACCAGTGCGATAAAGGTCCCGATGCAGATGGCTTTGATGATGACGGAAGGATTTTTACCATAGTATTTGACCAGCGACGGCACGTTGCCGTGGTAGCCAAAACTCGCCAGTCCAAAGGGAATGGCTGCCCACAAGAAGGGGGCAAAGCGGGCTTCACCGTCCGGTGAGAACAAATTGCCTGGCTCCACCTCAATCAGCAGGTTCCCCACCGCCAGAAAGAAGGTGATTAGCATGCCGCCCAGCATAATGGTGGTTATTCTGTCCACCGCTCTGGTGCTTATCATAACGATAGCCGCCAATACCGCAGCGAACACCAACCCAGCCACGCTCTGGGGCAGACTTACGCCCATCCCCGACAGGCTGTGATTCACGATGGAGCCACCACCACTGATATAGGCGTAAGTCAGGATATAGAGCACAAAGGCAATGGAGAGGCCATTAACGATACGGCCAAAGCGGCCCAGCGTATCGCGGGTGAGGGTATCGAAACTGGCGCCCGGCTCAAACCTGAGGTTGGTTTCCAGCAGCAATAGTCCCGACAGCAACATGCACAGCCAAATCGCTACCATCAGCAGCAAGGAATAACCAAACCACATACCGGCGCCCACCACGGGCAGGGAAAACATCCCGGCACCGACTGTAGTGCCGGCAATGATCATGGCGCCACCCAGCAGTGATGGGGTCTTGACCGGATGCCTTGCGGCATTCATATGGTTGGCCATCAGTCGTCCTGCTCCTGATTCAGTGTCTCTATGATGGTCTGACGCACCGAGCTTCTGAGCAGTCCATTGGCATGGTCACGAATTTTACGCACCTTGTCGCCATCGGCCTTGTCAGACAGATAGCCCAAATCTTTTAACTTGCTAGACAGCAAGGCGTAGAGCTTTTTATCGTAAAACTCAGGCGCCATGACGCCGTGAATGGCTCCCAGACGGCTGGCCAAACGATGGCTGTGATGCTCAAGGTCGGCGCGCTCCATTCTGGGTTGCTCACCCAGCAGGTTGAAAATGATGGCGTAGCGTTTCAGAGTTTCACCCACAACACCGGCCAGCAACAACAGCTGATTGATTCGCTCGTCCACCAGCTTGAGATGTGTATCGCCTGTGATTAGCCCTTCTGACTTAAAGCACTCTACCAGTGCATCCACATAGGCAGGCACATCGGCAACCCCCATAAAGAGTTCGGCCTTGAGCAGCGGGTAAAACTCGGCAACCAGCTCCTGCAGTTCGTCGCGGGACACCTCTTCATGGCGCACCATCACGGTGGCAATCAATGAGGGGATAACGAATAAGTGGATGATGTTGTTACGGTAATAGGTCATGGAAATCGCGAGGCTATCATCGATGGAAATGATGGTGCCCAGGTCATCCTTGGTTTCCGTCAGCTTATTAAGTTCAATGCCGCGATCGACCAGCTCCTTGCCGCTGCCCTCGGTCACAGATGCATAAGCGGTGTAAGGCACGGACTTCAGCAGACTCAGGTACAAATCAATCTGGCGCTCAAGCTGAGTGCGCTCCAGTGCATTTTGCTCCGAAGCCAGCAGTACCATGCTGGAGAGGGTCACAGAGCTGGCAGCGGCGGCATCGTTGATGCGGGTCATCACCCGGTTAGCCAATGCATTCACCACAGGCGTCAGCCAGGAAGGCTTCTGCTCTGGGTCTTCACCCACATCTTCGCGCCAGTTGGGGACTTTTTCGGTCAAAAAGTTTTGCAGGGTAATGGGCTGGCCAAAGTTTACGTAACCACGGCCAAAGTTGCCCAGCTTACGGATGGCACCAAACACCTGCCATACAGATTCCTTTTCTTTTTTCTTACCCGACAGCTCCTTGTGATAAGTAGCCACCTCCATCACATGGTCGTAACCCAAATACACGGGCACCAGGGTGACAGGCCGCTCGATACCCCGGATAACCGAGGACAGGGTCATGGCCAGCATACCGGTTTTGGGTGCCAACAGACGGCCTGTACGTGAACGGCCACCTTCGGTGAAGTATTCCACCGAATACCCCTTGGCAAACAACTGATCCAGATACTCGCGGAATACTGCGGTGTAAAGCTTATTGCCGTTAAAGCTGCGGCGGATAAAGAAGGCGCCACCACGACGGAACATGGGGCCGGCGGGCCAGAAATTCAGGTTAATCCCCGCGGCGATATGGGGCGGCACCATGCCTTCGTAATAGAGGATGTATGACAGCAGTAAATAGTCCATGTGCGAGCGATGGCAAGGCACATACACAATTTCATGGCCATCGTGGTGCAATTGTCGAATCTGCTCGGCGCCCTTGATGCTGATGCCCTTGTAGAGCTTGTTCCACAGCCAGGTAAGGAAACGTTCGGCGATTCTGACCAGGCTGTCAGAGTAGTCCGCGGCAATTTCATCCAGATATTGGATGGCGGTTTCACGGGCCTTTTCTTCAGAGATTTTTTTACTGGCGGCCTCTTCGGCGATGGCCTTTTTCAGGTTGTCTGATTTCAGCAGCGCATGGAACATGGCCTGACGATTCGGTAACACAGGCCCAGTCATCACTTTACGCTGCCGGCGGAAATGGACGCGTGCGACGCGGGCTAACTTGTGGGCAATACGCTTATCGGTGCCGTGCTCATCGGCCATGTGACGAAGTGAAACGGCGCGGGAAAACTGCACAAAGTTGTGACGCCCCAGGAATAAAATCATCAAACACTTACGCAGCCAGGTCGGATCTTCCCGTTCAAGCACTGCCGCACGCATAGTGTCGTCTTCTTTCCCCGGGGTACGTCCCCAATACAGACTCACGGGTACCAGCTGTATGTCGAGTTCTTGCTGCTGACGGTGCAGGGCCAGCAATTGCTGAAAGGTCTGCAAAAAAGGCTCGTTGCTGTCTCGCTTGCCAAACAGCGGCTTTCTGCCTTCAAGGCAAACAACCCGAGGGGTCTTGATCCCATCGACCTCGAGCATCTGATAGGGGCTGGGTAACCCTAACTTGCCGGTCACCTCGTGAAGCGCAGCGATATCGCTCACAGACTCAGTTTTCATCACGTAAACCAAGGGGCGGGAGGGATCGAGATTCAAATCGGCGAAGGGATCCTGAGGTACCACTATGGTGTGTACCAACTGCTTTTGGATCCAACGCAAAGACTTAAACCAAAAAGACTCGTGTGCTGACATGCTGATATTGGGAACCTGGCTTCAATCAATAGCGCAATAGAATATCAGACAGCCACAGCCATTAGCCAATAATCTGAAAAATGGTTAATACTTGCGCTGATTAAAATACTGTATATACTGACAGTAACTGTATAGAAAAACAGGAATGACCATGAGACCGCTGACGCCTCGCCAGGCCGAGATCCTGGACCTAATCAAACGCAACATCGCCGAAACCGGCATGCCCCCTACCCGGGCAGAAATTGCATCCAGACTCGGTTTTAAAAGTGCCAATGCCGCCGAGGAGCACCTTAAAGCTTTGGCCAAAAAGGGCTGCATCGAGATTATGCCAGGCACCTCGCGGGGTATCAGGCTGGCGGGTGATGAGCTGGAAGATCAGCCAGACCCAGGTTTACCCCTGATTGGTCAGGTGGCGGCCGGTGAACCTATTCTGGCCCAGGAACATGTTGAGCAATATTATCAGGTCGATCCTGCCATGTTCCGACCCCATGCCGATTTTCTGCTGCGGGTTCGCGGTGACAGTATGAAAGACATTGGTATTCTCGACGGCGATTTGCTGGCAGTACACAAGATGAACCAGGCCCGTAACGGCCAGGTCGTGGTTGCCCGCGTGGAAGACGATGTCACGGTAAAACGCTTCGAGAAGCAGGGTAATGTGGTGTTCCTCCACGCAGAGAACGAGGCATTTGCCCCTATCAGAGTGGATCTTGCCAGCCAAAGTCTCACCATTGAAGGCTTGGCCGTAGGTGTTATCCGCAACGGAGATTGGCTATGAACAAGCTGATTGGTAACGCACCCCGTCATCCTGGTCTGTGGACAGACGCACCAGCCAAGGACGTTTGCAGTACATCTCAGGTAATCACCCAATCAACCCAGTCACAGGGGCGTCAAGAGATACTGCAGCTTGCCCCCGAGTTGGCACGCTTAAGCCTGGAAGGCCGTTGGATAGTGCTTATCAGCCCACCCAACATCGGGCTTAAAGCCACTCTGGCACAGGCCGGTGTGCGCATGGACCGTGTGCTGCTTGTCCATGCCAAAGACGAAGTTGAAACCCTTTGGGCGATGGAAAAAGCGCTGACCAACGGCACCTCCAGCGCTGTGCTTTGCTGGACAAACGAGCTTGACCCCAGAGATAAACGCAGACTGGCATTGGTAGCAAAAAATGCCGTGGCACTCGGCGTAATTTTTGAAAATGTAAATGCTCACTTACAATCCAGACCCTTTGCTGTTAGACCCGAATTAAGTCATCCCCTTCGCTGTGCATCTTCCCTGCACTGATCAGCTTTACATCCCTTTAAGCCCCTTACTGGGGCTTTTTTTCAATAATTTTTTCAGACAATTAGAAAATAAAGTGATCTTGATCAATATTTAAACTGCAAGTAATGTAGTTCAGGTTAACAACGATTTGTTTGTTATATCCGGGCGATTATGTCGTCGCTGTATCTGAGGCTTGCGCCATGGATATTGCGTTTTTGACCGATATATTCAGCTGTAGGTGCAAGTGTGGTGAACAAGGCTGTAATTCATTAAATAAGATACCAACCGCCAACGCACTTTGAAGTCATCGTTGCTTTTTGTGGGAACCGAAGAGTTTGCATAGAGCAGAGACTTACTGTGTGGCTCTTCTTTGTAGTTGCTTGATGCAATTGACAGAGGAGATGTCTTGTGAAGCAATGGTTGTATTGTTTCGCGGTGGCTTTAATGGCCCCGCCCATCCTTGCGGCTGACATGCCGCTCAACATGACACAGGGTGTTACTGAGATAAGTGGCAGGGTCTATGGCCTGCACATGACTATCCTGTACATCTGCTGTGCCATAGGTGTTGTGGTTTTTGGCGCCATGATTTACGCCATGATAAACCACCGCAAATCCAAAGGGGCCGTCGCAGCCCAATTTCACGAAAGTACCAAGGTCGAAATCGCCTGGACTCTGGTGCCCTTCCTGATCCTGATTGCCATGGCTATTCCGGCAACCAAAACCCTCATCGCTATGGAAGACCCGTCCAATGCCGACTTGACCATCAAGGTAACCGGCTCCCAATGGAAGTGGCACTACGATTACTTCGACCACGATTTCGGTTTTTACAGCATCCTGGCTACGCCCAGAAGC
The window above is part of the Shewanella litorisediminis genome. Proteins encoded here:
- a CDS encoding VOC family protein: MRVIEYAPGQPCWSELATHDWQGAKDFYHKLFGWEMADMAMPGSAFSMFTLDGDDLGAIYQVPSAMAGSVKTQWGIYFATEDVNAAIERVKAAGGELIMGPHEVGHAGWMAQLADPEGARFAVWQSKRHIGAKRRGEPGALCWVELACRSPSRAQGFYRQVFGWDCRESANPDMSYREWLVADEALGGMLEMTAEWGEMPAHWMLYFQVVDCDVFAQRAQELGGTLCVPPTNIPGVGRFAVLNDPDGGVFSVIAIHSS
- a CDS encoding globin family protein, encoding MSLTNDQISLIHQSFGLVRPIADDAAALFYRNLFEIDPSLRPLFKSDLKAQGRKLMAMLDAAVKGLDKPDKLVPVLQDLAHRHVQYGVKTHHFSPVGNALLYTLAEGLGDKFTKEVKDAWIAVLHLVADVMKAEMKKQGCA
- the mtr gene encoding tryptophan permease; this encodes MANHMNAARHPVKTPSLLGGAMIIAGTTVGAGMFSLPVVGAGMWFGYSLLLMVAIWLCMLLSGLLLLETNLRFEPGASFDTLTRDTLGRFGRIVNGLSIAFVLYILTYAYISGGGSIVNHSLSGMGVSLPQSVAGLVFAAVLAAIVMISTRAVDRITTIMLGGMLITFFLAVGNLLIEVEPGNLFSPDGEARFAPFLWAAIPFGLASFGYHGNVPSLVKYYGKNPSVIIKAICIGTFIALVIYVCWLLAAMGNLPRSQFSNIIAQGGNMGVLVSALSEVMASDWLGKMLTLFANLAVASSFLGVTLGLFDYLADLFGFADDAKGRLKTAAVTFLPPTLLGLLFPDGFLVAIGFAALAATVWTLLVPGVMALKLRKDQPQYTGFRVPGGSGVIYLVIGFGILTAACHLLAMAELLPVYR
- the plsB gene encoding glycerol-3-phosphate 1-O-acyltransferase PlsB, giving the protein MSAHESFWFKSLRWIQKQLVHTIVVPQDPFADLNLDPSRPLVYVMKTESVSDIAALHEVTGKLGLPSPYQMLEVDGIKTPRVVCLEGRKPLFGKRDSNEPFLQTFQQLLALHRQQQELDIQLVPVSLYWGRTPGKEDDTMRAAVLEREDPTWLRKCLMILFLGRHNFVQFSRAVSLRHMADEHGTDKRIAHKLARVARVHFRRQRKVMTGPVLPNRQAMFHALLKSDNLKKAIAEEAASKKISEEKARETAIQYLDEIAADYSDSLVRIAERFLTWLWNKLYKGISIKGAEQIRQLHHDGHEIVYVPCHRSHMDYLLLSYILYYEGMVPPHIAAGINLNFWPAGPMFRRGGAFFIRRSFNGNKLYTAVFREYLDQLFAKGYSVEYFTEGGRSRTGRLLAPKTGMLAMTLSSVIRGIERPVTLVPVYLGYDHVMEVATYHKELSGKKKEKESVWQVFGAIRKLGNFGRGYVNFGQPITLQNFLTEKVPNWREDVGEDPEQKPSWLTPVVNALANRVMTRINDAAAASSVTLSSMVLLASEQNALERTQLERQIDLYLSLLKSVPYTAYASVTEGSGKELVDRGIELNKLTETKDDLGTIISIDDSLAISMTYYRNNIIHLFVIPSLIATVMVRHEEVSRDELQELVAEFYPLLKAELFMGVADVPAYVDALVECFKSEGLITGDTHLKLVDERINQLLLLAGVVGETLKRYAIIFNLLGEQPRMERADLEHHSHRLASRLGAIHGVMAPEFYDKKLYALLSSKLKDLGYLSDKADGDKVRKIRDHANGLLRSSVRQTIIETLNQEQDD
- the lexA gene encoding transcriptional repressor LexA — translated: MRPLTPRQAEILDLIKRNIAETGMPPTRAEIASRLGFKSANAAEEHLKALAKKGCIEIMPGTSRGIRLAGDELEDQPDPGLPLIGQVAAGEPILAQEHVEQYYQVDPAMFRPHADFLLRVRGDSMKDIGILDGDLLAVHKMNQARNGQVVVARVEDDVTVKRFEKQGNVVFLHAENEAFAPIRVDLASQSLTIEGLAVGVIRNGDWL
- a CDS encoding cell division inhibitor SulA, whose product is MNKLIGNAPRHPGLWTDAPAKDVCSTSQVITQSTQSQGRQEILQLAPELARLSLEGRWIVLISPPNIGLKATLAQAGVRMDRVLLVHAKDEVETLWAMEKALTNGTSSAVLCWTNELDPRDKRRLALVAKNAVALGVIFENVNAHLQSRPFAVRPELSHPLRCASSLH